The Terriglobia bacterium genome includes a region encoding these proteins:
- a CDS encoding sigma-70 family RNA polymerase sigma factor encodes MTPRSASAIALNLNETLRQGSDNDRQAKLDALFLEHYDFLFRAAKAVLRKKDDACDVIQDLYLKCAERELHPDAMKNPKAFLHRAAVNMALDWKRSRKRWKADRVEDLDLPDASTGLANDKVREKLEDLLGGFNLKPETVQILILHHNEGYSDAEIGDLLGETRSKIASILSRTHAKLRNGKEDLDAQAQGQQYRRDHGAVSAARFRGGSPVGA; translated from the coding sequence ATGACACCGCGGAGCGCTAGCGCGATAGCGCTCAACCTCAATGAAACGCTGCGGCAAGGCAGCGATAACGACCGGCAAGCGAAACTCGACGCCCTGTTTCTGGAGCACTATGACTTTTTGTTTCGTGCGGCGAAAGCCGTCCTCCGGAAAAAGGACGATGCCTGCGACGTGATTCAGGACCTGTACCTGAAGTGTGCCGAGCGCGAGCTTCATCCGGACGCCATGAAGAATCCGAAAGCCTTCCTCCATCGAGCGGCGGTCAATATGGCTCTCGACTGGAAACGGTCCCGAAAACGCTGGAAGGCGGATCGAGTCGAGGACCTCGACCTCCCGGATGCGTCCACGGGACTCGCGAACGATAAGGTTCGCGAGAAACTGGAAGACCTCTTGGGAGGATTCAACCTCAAACCCGAAACGGTGCAGATCCTGATTCTGCATCATAACGAAGGCTACAGCGACGCGGAGATCGGCGATCTGCTGGGCGAAACCCGGTCGAAGATCGCGTCGATTTTGTCCCGGACGCATGCCAAATTGAGAAATGGCAAGGAGGATTTAGATGCTCAGGCGCAAGGACAACAATATAGACGAGATCATGGAGCGGTATCTGCCGCGCGCTTCCGAGGAGGAAGTCCGGTCGGCGCGTGA
- a CDS encoding calcium-binding protein, which produces MALQRARKPQGDSAKQTSTRRRPKPSKDDLERMVEEATVDANGESEQVTGFYTMLENDLTLPFNTVVLGAQVTVERLDLTDDDHIVVVCRRGQQRQRLSILDLRLPEPPPKGWEWIEAYRYWAQ; this is translated from the coding sequence ATGGCTTTACAAAGAGCGCGGAAACCGCAGGGAGACAGCGCGAAACAGACGTCTACGAGGCGCCGGCCGAAACCTTCGAAGGATGATCTCGAACGCATGGTGGAAGAGGCAACTGTCGACGCTAACGGCGAATCCGAACAGGTCACCGGCTTTTACACCATGCTTGAAAATGATTTGACTCTTCCGTTCAACACCGTCGTGCTAGGAGCTCAGGTCACCGTTGAGCGCCTCGATCTGACAGACGACGATCATATCGTTGTGGTGTGTCGGCGCGGTCAACAGAGGCAGAGGCTGTCCATTTTAGATCTGCGATTGCCGGAGCCTCCGCCCAAAGGATGGGAGTGGATCGAGGCGTACCGGTACTGGGCTCAGTAG
- a CDS encoding DinB family protein, with the protein MYDAETLQDIHARAHESLHRVIVFCGNLTDVELRQPLTGFGFSTILRQLEHTIGAEVYWQTVVTRGYAEEAKLPSLQDVAAIEAFRQQTASATRSYLGSASETELNSPRQMISDPGQTRLLRPADVIMRIVTHIFNHQGQVLAMCRTIGKPNRKFDLDYRVD; encoded by the coding sequence ATGTACGATGCTGAGACCCTGCAGGACATACACGCTCGCGCGCACGAGAGCCTGCATCGCGTGATTGTCTTCTGCGGCAACCTTACGGATGTCGAGTTGCGCCAGCCGTTGACCGGATTCGGTTTCTCCACAATTCTACGCCAGCTCGAACACACGATCGGCGCGGAGGTTTACTGGCAAACAGTCGTTACTAGAGGCTACGCCGAGGAAGCGAAACTGCCGAGTTTGCAGGATGTAGCCGCGATTGAGGCGTTCCGCCAGCAGACGGCATCCGCGACTCGGTCGTATCTCGGCAGCGCCAGCGAGACGGAGTTGAACTCGCCACGCCAGATGATCAGCGATCCAGGTCAAACGCGGCTGCTCCGACCGGCGGATGTGATCATGCGCATCGTGACGCATATCTTCAACCACCAGGGACAGGTACTGGCAATGTGCCGGACAATCGGCAAGCCAAACCGCAAATTTGATCTCGATTATCGCGTGGATTAA
- a CDS encoding antitoxin has product MRTTLTLDDDVLGEAVKRAEALRISVGKAVSDLVRRGLTVAPPVREVDGLIVFDPPKGSPKISARKVKEALSDFP; this is encoded by the coding sequence ATGAGAACAACATTGACCTTGGACGATGATGTGCTCGGCGAAGCCGTCAAGCGGGCCGAGGCGCTCCGGATTTCGGTCGGCAAAGCGGTCTCGGATCTGGTCCGTCGGGGGCTCACGGTGGCGCCGCCTGTCCGGGAAGTGGATGGTTTGATTGTATTTGACCCGCCCAAGGGTTCGCCCAAGATCAGCGCGCGTAAAGTGAAGGAAGCGTTGAGCGATTTTCCATGA